The Pimelobacter simplex genomic sequence CGTCGCGGAGGGCTTGGCCGGCTTGCCGGACCCGCTGCCCTTGGTGGCACCGCCGCCGCCCCCGCCGCCCGCGGTCGGCTTGGCCGACGGCTTCGGTGCGGGCGGCGTCGACGGGCTCACCCGCGGCGTCGGCGCGACGTCCGGAGGGGCGGCGTCGCCACGGCCTTGGTGCCAGGAGAAGGCGACGTAGCCGCCGGTCGGGATCTTCAGGCCGGCCACGCCACGTGAGGCGTAGGTCCACCGGCCACTCTTGCCGTCGGACCACCACAGGCTCCAGTACGCCGTGGCCGGAGGCGTGCGACCGCAACCGGCGTTCTCGGGGTACCCGGAGACCCTGCAGACGAAGCTGCTGTCGACCACGTAGTCGAGGGGGTAGCCGGCCGCCGGGAAGATCTCCGCAGCATCGCTCCCCCCTCCAGCACCGGCGCACCCGGTCGTGAGGTCGTCACCGCGCAGCTGGTTGAAGTCGACGACGACGGTCACTCCCGTCGCTCCGCTGCACCCCGCAGCGCCGGCCGGGCTGGCCGGAAGGAGCACGACGGTGGTCGCGGCGACGAGCGCCGCGACCACCGTGCGGATGGTGCTGGGGACAGGCATTCAGACGACCCGGACCGTGGCCTTGCCCTTGCGGTCGGCGAACTGGCCGACGGCCTTGACCTTGGTCTTGCCCCGCTTCGTGGTCTTGACCTTGACGGTCAGCTTGCCGCTGGCCGACGCCGTGCCGGTGACCTTCTTGGCGCCCACGGTGACGGTCGCACGCTCACGCGGCGCGAGCCCGGTCACCACGACGGTGACCTTCTTCTTCGCCTTGATCCGCGCCGGGACCTTGACCTTCAGCTTGGCAGCACCGAGCGCCTTGACCGTCGTGGTGGTCGTGCCGTCCAAAGTGCGGAGCGTGACCGTGTGGTTGCGCGTGCCGGCCGGCAGGGTCAGCGACACTGCGCCCGAACCGGTGAAGCGACGGGCCGGACCGGCGCCCGACACGCAGGACTGCGCGCCCCGGGGCAGACCGGACACCTTGACCGACACCGCCGTGCCGGCCTTCACGTAGCCGGTGGGCGCCGTGAGGACCGGAGCTCCGTCGGGGAGGTACCCGAGGGCCGGCAGGGCCTGCGCGGAAGCGCGGATCCACTCGCCGGCCACGGCCGGTGTGATGCCGTCCGTCCGGGCCTCGGCAAGCGATGCGTCGGTGTAGGCCACCGCACCCGACTCGGCGTCGAGGGTCGTCGTGCAGCCTGCGAGCTTCACGACCTGGTGCGCGGCCAGCCAACCAGCAGCCGAGGCCGCTGCGTCGGCCTCGCCGGCGAGGCCGAGCGCCCAGCCGGCCAGCCCGGTCTCGTTGGCGTTCGGGCCGAACTGACCCGTACCGCCGAAGCTGCCGTCGGCCGCCTGCGTGAGCTTGAGCCAGCCGATGCCCTTGTCGATCGCCGCCTGGGTGTCGGCGGCCAGGCCGGTCGCCGGGTCGATCTGCTGGAGCTGGACCAGCGCCGTCGCGGTGCCGTCGGTCGACGGGCTCGCTGCGGGCTGGGTGCCGCCCACGGGGCGCAGACCCTCGTTCCAACTGCCGTCTGCGTTCTGCTGGCTGAGCAGGTAGTCGAGCGCGGCGTCTTCTTCGTCACTCCCGACAGCGTCGAGGGCTCGGACCGCGAAGGACTGACCGAAGACGTTGGCGTAGTCGCACGCCGGGATCGGCGCACCGTCCCGGGTGGGGCTGTCGGTGATCCGCCCGGCATCGGCACCGCCGTCGAGCGTGACCTGGTCCAGCCGGGTGGCGAGATCGGCGACGGCCGGGTTCGTGCCGTCGAGGCCCGCAGCCGTGAGCCCGGCGAGCGCCTTCGCGATCGCATTGGAGGAGTCACCCGCGTAGGTGTGCGCCTCGGGCTCGACCGCGAAGGTGGCGCAGTTGAAGGTGTCGGAGTAGCTGTAGGGCCGGCCGTAGCCCGCCGGCTCACCGGTCTTGGTCGCGACCGCCCCTGCGATCTGGTCCGCGGTCGCGGAGTCCGCACCGGTCTCGACCAGGCCCAGGAGCAGGTCGACGGTCAGACCGACGTCGACCGACTCGATGTCGTAGCTCAGGTAGCTGAGCAGGTGCTGGTCGTTGAGACGGCCGGTGAGCCAGGTCGCGGCGACGTCCGAGGTCGAGCTCTCGGTGACCGCGTGCGCCTGCGGCGCCGGCCCCCCGACGAGCAGACCGGTCGCGACGAGCGCGCCGCCGGTGGCGGCTGCGGCCGCACGGCGAGCCAGGGTTCGGATGAGCATGGGTTGCCTTCCCGCTGCACAGCGGGCAGTCCCAGGAGGCCTGTGACCCCGCTGCTTTCCACGACAGCGTTGTGTGTCAGGACGCCCCGTGCCAGGTACTCCGGCTCGCCGCTCCCCCGAGGGGCGGCCTACGGCTGCGGGTCAGCGCCGGACTCGGACCGGCTTCCCCCGCCACGGGCGTGTTCTTGATGTGTCCGGGGCAGCGTACCTCCGTACGACGCCCCCGACCGCATCCGACCACTCCCACCCGGGCGGGGTACGACGCTCAGACCCCGAGGTTGACGAGCAGGTTCGTGAAGTGGGTGGGTGCGGCGTCCGGGACGCCGCTCTGGAGCACCCAGTTGGTGGTCACGCAGGCGGTCTTGGTCGCCTTGACGGTGATGGTCAGGTTGCGCTTGCCGGCCTTGGCCAGGGTCGGGGTGCGGTAGGTCCCGGCGAGGACGGCGGCGGTGATGTCGGTCCGGCCGTCCTTGACGGCCAGGGTGTAGCCGCAGGCGGCGTCGGCCATCGAGAAGGCGACGGCGGCCGGGGCGGCGGTGTTGTTCTGGAGGGTCGCGGTGAAGGTCGCGGTGCCGTTGGCGGCGAGCGTCGGGGCGGTGAGGACCTGGTACTCCTGGCCGTTGCCGACGGTGGGCTGGCCGCCCTGCTTGACGACGAGGTCGGCGGCGGTGGTGCCGGTGGCGGGTGCGGCCTGCTCGGCGTCGAGGTAGACGTAGTCGAGGATCGCGCCGTCGGTGCTGTAGAGCAGGACCACCGAGTTGTGCCGGTACGCCGGGTCCCCGGTCGGGATGGTGATCTTCACGGTGAGCGTGTGGCCGGCCTTGCTGGCCAGGGCCTTGGTCACGAAGCCGCCGGTGGAGGCGGCGAGCGGCGTGACGTTGAGGGTGCCGTCGAAGGTCTGGGCCTTGGCGGTGGTGAGGTCCTTGACCAGGACGCGGTACTGCGCGAGGTCGACGCCGCTGTTGCGGACCTGGACGCTGAACGACAGGGTCGCGCCCTCCTTGCCGACCTGGCTGACGAGCGGGGCGCGGGTGAAGGCGGAGCTCGCCGGCCCGCGGACGAGCAGCTCGCCGGCGTGGCTCGGTGCGGCGATCACGGCGTGGGCCGGAGCGGCCCCCGTGACGAGCCCGGCCAGCAGCAGAGCGGCGGTCGCGAGGACCACCGGAACGAGTCGGCGCAGCGTACGGAACAGCCCCATGTGTCACTCCCCATGAACGGCGGACCACCACGGCGGCGGACCCGTCGGGCGCGACCCTAGACCGGACCGGTCCTGGTGCACATGACCCGAAAGGACTGTTCGCGGCGCAACTTTCCGCGCGAGCAGCGCATCACAGCAGGCGAACAGCTTCCTCGTTCCTCTCGGAAAGGACCCACCATGTCCGCACCCGCACGCACCCTCGGCCGCTCGCTGGCCGCCCTGCTCCTCGCCGCCGGCGCCGGCGTCCTCGCCCTGCCCGGCACCGCCGACGCCGCGCCCGCCACGACCCAGGCCCAGGGCCGGGTCGTCGCCCGGACCGGTCTGGTCGAGCGCACCGCCCCCAGCAGCCACGCCGCGACGACGGGGCGCAGCCACCGCCGGGGCGCCGTCCTCACCCTCGAGTGCAAGCTCAACGGGACGGCGGTCGACGGCAACGGCCGCTGGTACAAGATCCGTGGCCGCGACGGCTGGGTCAGTGCCCGCTACGTCGCCAACATCGGCGCCGCGCCCGTCGACTGCACGGCCGGCGACTGGGCCTACGAGGTCAGCGTCGGGACCGTCATCCGGCAGGGTCCGAGCACGAAGGACCGCCGGATCGGCAGCCTGGCCCGTGGAACCGAGGTCGACACCCGCTGGATCGCCCGCCGCGGCGGCGCGGTCGCCGGCCACCGGGGCTGGGTCGCGGTCAACACCCCCAGCGGCAACCGCGGCTGGATCTCGCTCACCAACCTCCGCAAGGTCGCCTGAGAAAGACGAACCGCCCGCCCCGCGCGACGAGCGCGGGGCGGGGCGGGCGGTGCGGCGAGGGGACGGACCCTCAGGACAGCTTCTCGAGCACCAGCTCGCGCACGCGGCCGGCGTCGGCCTGGCCGCGCATCTCCTTCATCACCGCGCCGATGAGGGCGCCCGCCGCGGCGAGCTTGCCGTCGCGGATCTTGTCGGCGATGTCGGGGTTCTCGGCGATCGCCTTGTCGACGGCCGCGGACAGCGCACCCTCGTCGGAGACGACGGCGAGCCCGCGGGCCGCGATGATCTCCTCGGGCGTGCCCTCGCCGGCGAGCAGGCCGTCGAAGACCTGGCGGGCCAGCTTGTCGTGGATCGTCTTGGCCTCGACGAGCGCCTGGACGGCGGCGACCTGGGCCGGGGTGACCGCGAGCTCGCCGAGCTCGACGCCGGCGTCGTTGGCCCGGCGGGCCAGCTCGGTCAGCCACCACTTGCGCGCGGCCTGGGGCGCGGCGCCGGCGGCGACGGTCTCCTCGACGAGGGCGAGCGCGCCCGCACCGATCGTGTCGCGCATCTCGAGGTCGGTGAAGCCCCACTCGCCCTGGAGCCGGGTCCGCTTGGCGGCGGGGTTCTCCGGCAGGGTGGCGCGCAGCTCCTCGACCCACTCCCGCGAGGGGGCGACCGGAACCAGGTCCGGCTCGGGGAAGTAACGGTAGTCCTCGGCGTCGGACTTCTCGCGACCCGACGAGGTGGTGCCGTCGTTCTCGTGGAAGTGCCGGGTCTCCTGGAGCACCGACCCGCCAGCCCCGAGGATGCCGGCGTGCCGGGACATCTCGTAGCGGACCGCGCGCTCGACCGAGCGCAGCGAGTTGACGTTCTTGGTCTCCGACCGGGTGCCCAGCGCGGTCGAGCCCTTCGGCGCGAGCGAGAGGTTCACGTCGGCCCGGATCGAGCCCTGGTCCATCCGGGCGTCGGAGACGCCGAGGGCGACGATCAGGTCGCGGATCGCGGAGACGTAGGCCTTGGCGACCAGCGGCGCCTTGTCGCCCGTACCGAGGATCGGCTTGGTGACGATCTCGATCAGGGGGATCCCGGCCCGGTTGTAGTCGACCAGCGAGTAGTCCGCGCCGTGGATGCGGCCGTCGGAGCCGCCGACGTGGCTGGACTTGCCGGTGTCCTCCTCCATGTGGGCGCGCTCGATCTCGATGCGGAAGGTCTCGCCCTCCACGTCGACGTCGAGGTAGCCCTCGAAGGCGATCGGCTCGTCGTACTGGGAGGTCTGGAAGTTCTTCGGCATGTCCGGGTAGAAGTAGTTCTTCCGGGCGAACCGGCACCACTCGGCGATCTCGCAGTTGAGCGCCAGACCGATCCGGATGGCCGACTCGACGGCCTTGCCGTTGACGACCGGCATCGCGCCGGGGAGGCCCAGGCAGGTCGGGCAGACCTGGGTGTTGGGCTCACCGCCGAACACGGCCGGGCAGCCGCAGAACATCTTGGTGTTGGTGTTGAGCTCGACGTGGATCTCGAGGCCGAGCGCCGGGTCGTAGCTCGCCACGACCTCGTCGAAATCGATCAGGACGTCGCTCATGCCTGCACCTCCGGCAGCTTGTCGAGGATCGGACCGCCCCAGCGCAGCGTCAGCGCTGCCTCGACGGCCGCACCGACCCGGTAGAGCCGGTCGTCGGCGAGGGCCGGGGCGAGCACCTGGAGGCCGACCGGGAGGCCGTCCTCGGCGGCGAGACCGGCCGGCACCGAGATGCCGGGGACGCCGGCCAGGTTGGCCGGGATCGTGGCGAGGTCCTGGAGGTACATCGCCAGCGGGTCGTCCAGCTTGTCGCCCAGCGGGAACGCGGTGGTCGGCGCGGTCGGCGAGACCAGCACGTCGACGTTCTCGAAGGCGGCCGCGAAGTCGCGCGAGATGAGCGTGCGGACCTTCTGGGCCTGGCCGTAGTAGGCGTCGTAGTAGCCGCTCGACAGCGCGTAGGTGCCGATCATGATGCGGCGCTTGACCTCGTCGCCGAAGCCCGCGTCGCGCGAGGCCTTCATGACCGCCTCGGCGCTGGGGTCGCCCTCGGGTACGACGCGCAGGCCGTAGCGCATGGCGTCGAACTTGGCGAGGTTGGAGGAGCACTCCGCCGGCAGGATCAGGTAGTACGTCGCCATCGCGTGCACGAACGCCGGGCACGAGATCTCGGTGACCTCGGCCCCCATCTCCTTGAGCAGGTCGACGGACTCGGCGAACCGCTCCATCACGCCCGACTGCCAGCCGTCGCCGGCCAGCTCCTTGATGACCCCCACGCGCAGGCCCGCAAGGTTGCCCTGGGCGCCCTCGCGTGCCGCGGCGACGTAGGAGCCGACGGGGGTGTCGACCGAGGTCGAGTCGAGCGGGTCGTGCCCGCCGATCAGCTCGTGCAGCAGCGCGGAGTCGAGGACGGTCCGGGTGACCGGGCCGACCTGGTCGAGGCTGTTGGCGAGCGCGACGAGGCCGTAGCGCGAGACGCCGCCGTAGGTCGGCTTCACGCCGACCGTGCCGGTGACCGCACCGGGCTGGCGGATCGAGCCACCGGTGTCGGTACCGAGGGCCAGCGGCGCCTCGAAGGCCGCCACCGCCGCGGCCGAGCCGCCGCCGGAGCCGCCGGGGATCCGGGTCTGGTCCCACGGGTTGCGCGTCGGGCCGTACGCCGAGTGCTCGGTCGAGGAGCCCATCGCGAACTCGTCCATGTTGGTCTTGCCGAGGATCGGCAGACCGGCGTCCTTGATCTTGCGGACCACCGTCGCGTCGTACGGCGGCACCCAGCCCTCGAGGATCCGCGAGCCGCACGTCGTGGGCAGGCCCTGCGTGGCCAGCACGTCCTTGACCGCGATCGGTACGCCGTCGAGCAGGTGCCGTGCCTGACCCGCGGCCCGCCGCGCGTCGGACTCGGCCGCCTGCGCCAGCGCGCCCTCGGTGTCGACGTGGAGGAAGGCGTGCACGCCGGCCTCGGCCGAGCCGTCGACGGCCGCGATCCGGTCGAGGTGCGCCCGGGTGACCTCGACGGAGGTCGTCTCACCGGCGGCCAGCGCGTCGGCCAGCTCGGCTGCGGTCTTCTTGATCAGCTCGCTCACTGCTCGTCCCCCAGGATCCGCGGGACCCGGAACCGCTGCTCCTCGGCCTCCGGCGCGCCGGACAGCGCCTGCTCGGCGGTGAGCCCGGGCACGACGACGTCCTCGCGGAAGACGTTGGTCAGCGGGATCGGGTGCGAGGTCGGCGGCACGTCGTCGCCGGCCACACCGCTGATGGAAGCGACCGCCTCGAGGATCACGTTGAGCTGGGGTGCCAGGTGGTCCAGCTCGGCGTCGTCGAGGTCGATCCGGGCGAGATCGGCCAGGTGGGCCACCTCGTCGCGGGTGAGTTGAGACATGCCCGCGATTCTAGGTGGAGATGCGGTCCCTAGACTGCGCCGGGTGCACGCCCCTGTCCCCCACCCGCGCCGGCTCCCCCAGCGCGTCGTCGTGGCCGCGGCCCCGGGCGAGCAGCTGAGCGCCTACCTGGACCGGCTCGCGGAGGTCCTCGACCTGCCGCTGGTGCCCCTCGCGGACCTCTCCGGTCCGGCCGAGGTGGACCGGTTGGCGGCGTTCGACGGCTGGGTCACCACGGGCGAGGAGGCGTGGGCGCGCCCGGCGCTGCTGGAGCGCGCGGACCTCGTCGCGCTCGTCGACCTGGTCGGTCCGGAGACCTTCACCGGCCGGGTACGACGCACGCTGCGCCGGCTCCGTACCGACGCCCGCGAGCGGGATCGTGAGCGCGAGCGGGAGACCGACCTGGCCTGGGTCGAGGGGCTGGCGCTGACCCACCCGGGGCTGGCCGTCGTCCGGCTGCCCGACCCGGCGGCCGCCGAGACCTGGCTGCGCGCGCTCAGCGCGTGATGCCGACCAGGGTCGCGTTCTCGGCGCCCGGCACGGTCGGCGCGGCCGCGCCGTCGGTCGGCACCGCCTCGACCCGCCCGTCGGCGTAGGCCCACACCCGGACCTGGCCGTCGTCGCGGTCGAGGACGACGAGGCCGGTGCTGCCCTTGCCCTGGACGTCGCCGGCGACCAGGGCCAGCCGGGTCAGCGGCCGGTCGATCCGCGCGGCCTGCGTGCCGTCGCCGGGAGCCTGGAACCCGGTGCCGTCGGACAGCAGCGGCACGAGCTCGGTGCCGCCGCCGACGCTGCGCGCCACCAGGATGTCGGCCCGGTCGTCCCCGTCGAGGTAGCCCACGACGTAGCGGCTGTCGGCGAACGCCCAGTCCGGCCGGTCGATCCACGTGACCGGGTCCGCGAATCCGCCGCCGCTCTTCTCGGCCAGGAACACCTGGACGTCCACCCGCTGCTGGTCCGGTGTCCCCATCTCGATCAGGTCGGCCCGGCCGTCCCCGTCGACATCGCCGGCGCCGAGCCGCATCCGGGTGGGATCCCAGTGGGCCCGGGTGACCCAGAGCGCCGGCGCCCGGAACCTGCCGTCCTCGGCGAGCAGCACGTCGACCCGGATCCCGTCGCTGTCGCCCTGGAGCACGGCGAGGTCGGTGCTCCCGCTGTGGTCGAAGTCCCCCGAGGTCACGGTGAACCGCTCGGGCAGGTCGAGCCCGCCGATCCACCGCTGCGGCGCCGCGAACCCGGAGCCGGTCGAGAGCGCGACCCGGACCTCGCCCTGGGCCTGGTCCACGATCGCCAGGTCGATGCGCCCGTCGCCGTTGACGTCGCCGCGCACCACCTTGTCCCCCTCGTACGCCGTCCCGGCCCACTCCTGGGGAGCGGCGAGGCGGCCGCCGCCCTCGGAGAGCAGGACCTGGGTGGTGCCGCCGGTCAGCACGATGAGGTCGTCGCCGTGCGCGCGGTCGACGTCCGAGCCGGTCACCGGCCGGACCGACGTGCTCGAGCCGGGATCACGCGCCACCGGGTCGTTCCCGGTGCCGTCGCCCCGGTTGCCCACGTAGACGCCCACCCCGATCCCCACGGCGACCACCGCGAGCGCGGCCAGCCCGGCGAGCAGCGGCGTCCGGCGCGACCGTGATCGCGACCGCGGCTCGCCCTCGGGGTCCTCCCGGGTGAGCACGGGCGTCGCCCCCGCGACCGGCAGCGGCGGCGGGGCCGGCGGGGGTGGCGGGGCGTCCACCGGCGCCGTCGCCGGCGCCGGGACCGGGGTGGCCGCCGCGGCCAGGCTCCGCAGCTCGGCCGCGGCCTGCGCGGCACTCGCCGGCCGTAGGGCCGGGTCCTTGGCCATCGCCCGGCGCAGGAACTCGTTGATCCGGTCGTCGGTGCCCCGGCCTCCCGGCAGCTGCGGGACCGGCGCCTCCTCGTGCTGCTGGGCGAGCTGCACCAGCCCGCCCTCGTACGGCGCCCGCCCGGTCAGCAGGAACCACAGCAGGCAGCCGAGCGCGTAGATGTCGCTGGCCGGCGTCGCGGGTGCGCCGCGGAAGCGCTCCGGCGCGAGGTAGGCGTAGGTGCCGGCGACCACGCCGCTGCTGGTCAGCGAGGAGTCGTCGTCCCGGGCGATCCCGAAGTCGCAGAGGTAGGCGTGGACCTGCCCCTGGCCGGGCCGGAGCAGCACGTTGTGCGGCTTGACGTCGCGGTGCACGACGCCGACGGCGTGGGCGTCGGCGAGGGCGGCCGCCACCTGGCTCGCGATCCCGAGCGCCACCTCGGGCGCGGGCACGCCCTTGGCCGCGACCCGGGCCGCGAGGTCGCCGCCGGGCACGAACTGGGTGGCGAGGTAGAGGCAGCCGTCCTGCTCGCCGTGGCTGTAGACCTGGATGATGTGCGGGCTGTCGCTGCGCGCCAGCACCGTGGCCTCGCGGGCGAACCGGGCCCGGAACTCGGGCTCCTCGGCCAGCTGGATCGCCAGCACCTTGAGCGCGACCCGGCGGCCCAGGCCCTCCTCGAGCGCCTCGAAGACGATGCCCATGCCGCCCGCACCGAGCTCGCGGGTGATCCGGTAGGGGCCGAGGCGGTCGCCGACGCCCGGGATACGAGGCACAGCAGCACTGTAGGCCCGCCGTGGGGTGCGCGTAGTCCCTTCGGGCCGGGCACTCGGGACGGATCGACCGATGTGGCACCCGGTCCCGGCGCGCACCCTGGAGGCATGCTCACCTCCGTCGACCCCGTCCGCGCCCTCGTCCGCCAGGAACTCCTGCGCCTGGCCGACCTCGAGGAGGCGGCCGCGGCGCGCGAGGCGACGTCCGTGCCCTACTGGGCACCGTGCCCGGCGACCGTGCACGGTCACCGGGCCGCCGCGCTCGCGCTGCGGGCGGACGCCGAGCGCTACCTGGCCTGAACGGGCAGGACTGCTCGCGCGCTCAGCGTCAGTGCCGCCGGGAGCAGGACCGCCAGCGTCGCGGTGACCTGGAGCGCCCACCAGCCGGCGGACTCGTCGACCAGCGTCGTCAGCACCCCGACCGGTACGACGCCGACCGCGGGCAGCAGCACCAGACGGCTCGGGCCGGGCCAGGGCGCCCGGACCAGGAGCACGAGGCCCGCGACGCCGACCGCCGCGATCAGCGCCCAGGCGGCGCCGTTGAAAAGCTCGCGACTGGAGTCCGAGGTGGGCCGGGTCGCGAAGCCGAGCGCGACGAAGGGCACCGCGAGCGCCACGAGCGTCGCCGGGACGGCGACCAGCCGGGTCCCGGGCGCCGACCAGGCGCCGGTCAGCCAGCCGACGACGAACATCAGCGCGGCCCCGCCGGTCAGCGCGACGCCGGCCCAGCCGAGCGCGGCCGGCGGCGGCCCGCTGTGCCAGTCCCGGCTCGCCGAGACGGTGACCGCGAGGTGCAGGACGGCGCCGCCGAAGGCAGCGCCGGCGAGGCCGCGCGCGATGAGGTGGGACATGAGGGCTCCTCGGGTGCAGGGGGACGATCCGGTGTCCGGCCGGGTGCCGGAACGTCGACCGAGCCTGCGCCCGCGCGGCCCCGGGCCGGCAGGGTGCGCGGCGTGCGCCGGGCGGCGACGCTCCCAGCGGATCCGGGTGCTGGTTCCCGGGCGGACCGGGGGTCTGGGCTGCGAAGATCTCCAGCCATGACGACCGTCCCGGCCCTGGTGCGCGCCTCGGCGGTGACGGTCGTCGTCATCGGCCTCGCGGTCGCCGCGGCGGCGCTCGGTCTCGACCTCGCCGACCGTGACCACGAGGCTGTCGTGGGCCGCGGCTGGGTGGGGGCGGTGCCCGGCACGATCCTCGTGGTGACCGGCGGCGTGCTCCTGGGGCAAGTGGGGATCCACCGGATCGCCGTCGCGCTCACCGCGGCCGGGTGCTGGCTCTCCGGCTGCGGCCTGGCGGCGGCGTGGGTCAACCACGCCGTCCTCCTCGACCGGTACGACGGCCTGCTCGACCTCGCGCTCGTCGTCAACCAGCGCCTCTCGACCCTCGCCTACGTCGCGCTGCCACTCGTCCTCGCCGCCTTCCCCGACGGCCGGCTGCCCCGTCCCCGCACGGCCCGCGCACTGGCGGTCACCGGGGTGGCGCTCGCGGCGGCACCCGCCGTCGTCCGGGTGGCGATGCCGTGGTCGGCCTTCGACCCGGCCTTCGGCGTCGCGCCGTGGCTGGTCCGGACCCGCTCCGACGGAGCCTGGGGGCTGCCGCTGGATGACGCGACGTGGCACCTGCTCGGGATCCTGAGCGGCTGGTCGCTCGCCCTCTGCGTCCCGGTCAGCGCGCTGGGCCTGGTGCTGCGGGCCCGCGACGCCGACCCGCTCACCCGGCTCCAGCTGCGCTGGATCACCTGGGCCGGCACGGTCTCGGGCCTGCTCCTGCTCGGCTCGGCGGTGCTGCTCCCCTATGGCGTCACCGTCGTCGCACTCACCGGTTGCGTCGCCGCGGTGAGCGTCGCGATCTGGGTGGCCGTGGGCCGGCACGGGCTCTACGGCGTCGACCAGGTGATGACGTGGACCCTCGTCTACGGCGTCCTGGCCGGCAGCGTGATCGCCGTCGACGCGCTCCTCGTCGCGGCGCTGGGCCGGGCGGTCGGCGACGAGCGGCTCGTCATGGTCGCGGTGGCGATCGTGCTCCTCGTCTACGCCCCGCTGCGCGAG encodes the following:
- a CDS encoding prenyltransferase/squalene oxidase repeat-containing protein; amino-acid sequence: MLIRTLARRAAAAATGGALVATGLLVGGPAPQAHAVTESSTSDVAATWLTGRLNDQHLLSYLSYDIESVDVGLTVDLLLGLVETGADSATADQIAGAVATKTGEPAGYGRPYSYSDTFNCATFAVEPEAHTYAGDSSNAIAKALAGLTAAGLDGTNPAVADLATRLDQVTLDGGADAGRITDSPTRDGAPIPACDYANVFGQSFAVRALDAVGSDEEDAALDYLLSQQNADGSWNEGLRPVGGTQPAASPSTDGTATALVQLQQIDPATGLAADTQAAIDKGIGWLKLTQAADGSFGGTGQFGPNANETGLAGWALGLAGEADAAASAAGWLAAHQVVKLAGCTTTLDAESGAVAYTDASLAEARTDGITPAVAGEWIRASAQALPALGYLPDGAPVLTAPTGYVKAGTAVSVKVSGLPRGAQSCVSGAGPARRFTGSGAVSLTLPAGTRNHTVTLRTLDGTTTTTVKALGAAKLKVKVPARIKAKKKVTVVVTGLAPRERATVTVGAKKVTGTASASGKLTVKVKTTKRGKTKVKAVGQFADRKGKATVRVV
- a CDS encoding SH3 domain-containing protein, with the protein product MSAPARTLGRSLAALLLAAGAGVLALPGTADAAPATTQAQGRVVARTGLVERTAPSSHAATTGRSHRRGAVLTLECKLNGTAVDGNGRWYKIRGRDGWVSARYVANIGAAPVDCTAGDWAYEVSVGTVIRQGPSTKDRRIGSLARGTEVDTRWIARRGGAVAGHRGWVAVNTPSGNRGWISLTNLRKVA
- the gatB gene encoding Asp-tRNA(Asn)/Glu-tRNA(Gln) amidotransferase subunit GatB, whose product is MSDVLIDFDEVVASYDPALGLEIHVELNTNTKMFCGCPAVFGGEPNTQVCPTCLGLPGAMPVVNGKAVESAIRIGLALNCEIAEWCRFARKNYFYPDMPKNFQTSQYDEPIAFEGYLDVDVEGETFRIEIERAHMEEDTGKSSHVGGSDGRIHGADYSLVDYNRAGIPLIEIVTKPILGTGDKAPLVAKAYVSAIRDLIVALGVSDARMDQGSIRADVNLSLAPKGSTALGTRSETKNVNSLRSVERAVRYEMSRHAGILGAGGSVLQETRHFHENDGTTSSGREKSDAEDYRYFPEPDLVPVAPSREWVEELRATLPENPAAKRTRLQGEWGFTDLEMRDTIGAGALALVEETVAAGAAPQAARKWWLTELARRANDAGVELGELAVTPAQVAAVQALVEAKTIHDKLARQVFDGLLAGEGTPEEIIAARGLAVVSDEGALSAAVDKAIAENPDIADKIRDGKLAAAGALIGAVMKEMRGQADAGRVRELVLEKLS
- the gatA gene encoding Asp-tRNA(Asn)/Glu-tRNA(Gln) amidotransferase subunit GatA, encoding MSELIKKTAAELADALAAGETTSVEVTRAHLDRIAAVDGSAEAGVHAFLHVDTEGALAQAAESDARRAAGQARHLLDGVPIAVKDVLATQGLPTTCGSRILEGWVPPYDATVVRKIKDAGLPILGKTNMDEFAMGSSTEHSAYGPTRNPWDQTRIPGGSGGGSAAAVAAFEAPLALGTDTGGSIRQPGAVTGTVGVKPTYGGVSRYGLVALANSLDQVGPVTRTVLDSALLHELIGGHDPLDSTSVDTPVGSYVAAAREGAQGNLAGLRVGVIKELAGDGWQSGVMERFAESVDLLKEMGAEVTEISCPAFVHAMATYYLILPAECSSNLAKFDAMRYGLRVVPEGDPSAEAVMKASRDAGFGDEVKRRIMIGTYALSSGYYDAYYGQAQKVRTLISRDFAAAFENVDVLVSPTAPTTAFPLGDKLDDPLAMYLQDLATIPANLAGVPGISVPAGLAAEDGLPVGLQVLAPALADDRLYRVGAAVEAALTLRWGGPILDKLPEVQA
- the gatC gene encoding Asp-tRNA(Asn)/Glu-tRNA(Gln) amidotransferase subunit GatC encodes the protein MSQLTRDEVAHLADLARIDLDDAELDHLAPQLNVILEAVASISGVAGDDVPPTSHPIPLTNVFREDVVVPGLTAEQALSGAPEAEEQRFRVPRILGDEQ
- a CDS encoding protein kinase domain-containing protein, translated to MPRIPGVGDRLGPYRITRELGAGGMGIVFEALEEGLGRRVALKVLAIQLAEEPEFRARFAREATVLARSDSPHIIQVYSHGEQDGCLYLATQFVPGGDLAARVAAKGVPAPEVALGIASQVAAALADAHAVGVVHRDVKPHNVLLRPGQGQVHAYLCDFGIARDDDSSLTSSGVVAGTYAYLAPERFRGAPATPASDIYALGCLLWFLLTGRAPYEGGLVQLAQQHEEAPVPQLPGGRGTDDRINEFLRRAMAKDPALRPASAAQAAAELRSLAAAATPVPAPATAPVDAPPPPPAPPPLPVAGATPVLTREDPEGEPRSRSRSRRTPLLAGLAALAVVAVGIGVGVYVGNRGDGTGNDPVARDPGSSTSVRPVTGSDVDRAHGDDLIVLTGGTTQVLLSEGGGRLAAPQEWAGTAYEGDKVVRGDVNGDGRIDLAIVDQAQGEVRVALSTGSGFAAPQRWIGGLDLPERFTVTSGDFDHSGSTDLAVLQGDSDGIRVDVLLAEDGRFRAPALWVTRAHWDPTRMRLGAGDVDGDGRADLIEMGTPDQQRVDVQVFLAEKSGGGFADPVTWIDRPDWAFADSRYVVGYLDGDDRADILVARSVGGGTELVPLLSDGTGFQAPGDGTQAARIDRPLTRLALVAGDVQGKGSTGLVVLDRDDGQVRVWAYADGRVEAVPTDGAAAPTVPGAENATLVGITR
- a CDS encoding sensor histidine kinase, producing the protein MTTVPALVRASAVTVVVIGLAVAAAALGLDLADRDHEAVVGRGWVGAVPGTILVVTGGVLLGQVGIHRIAVALTAAGCWLSGCGLAAAWVNHAVLLDRYDGLLDLALVVNQRLSTLAYVALPLVLAAFPDGRLPRPRTARALAVTGVALAAAPAVVRVAMPWSAFDPAFGVAPWLVRTRSDGAWGLPLDDATWHLLGILSGWSLALCVPVSALGLVLRARDADPLTRLQLRWITWAGTVSGLLLLGSAVLLPYGVTVVALTGCVAAVSVAIWVAVGRHGLYGVDQVMTWTLVYGVLAGSVIAVDALLVAALGRAVGDERLVMVAVAIVLLVYAPLREQLLAGVRRLVAGRRGDPYGAVSALADSLETAEDVDTQLSRLATAVAQTFATSYVEVRVELPGGDRLSAVHGAPTARTVTLPISTRDEVIGAIELAPGRARLSPRDQRLLTDLIRHATTAVRATSASRALEEIRDELVASREAERRTLRRDLHDGLGPQLAAIKLRIEAAGNLAAADPDGSQVLLGEATHAITGAVEEIRRLSRGLGPAAVEDVGLVRALEQLASRFDATLTCAGFSPDAPLPPAHEVALYRIVGEALTNARRHAAASEVRVELVRDAAGVTARIGDNGRGLPPDAPAGVGIRSMRARAQELGGRLDVRSGPRGCVVTALLPEVHP